A genomic window from Pygocentrus nattereri isolate fPygNat1 chromosome 22, fPygNat1.pri, whole genome shotgun sequence includes:
- the n4bp2 gene encoding NEDD4-binding protein 2 → MVCLVFFLSVVCPNANARLLCFTKNLSAVDSPAAQGQTAIGTMPKKKKNGHSDSLGRVSAHFGECEGRGHGGNGAALTRAAPRDHPASSGSGLAASSQAMFQSKDEIVRNMQEMFSHLDPVVIYLVLSEADFRVDNAMDALLELSDAAEGKNSTTPPLSGFEMTAALLDPRPPQNQTEPSKVTLEGSAEKINPETTHLTEDFDALIDRELQALASLRSNSGDQLPPSSIPFCSVPLPSQSIPLSSLPSQNTLPDHQVLSEIDQLDLESDSKIGSSSGQSSSSTPRLGGGARGGASPVNDLSFGGASCPQKSDITVDFSHLTENSDTRPSAFKAYRRPDALMNHVDITAHSEGLHTPATFWNVQAPEFQPHAEEPVFITPVMKAHNPWRAHPFTTAQWLAHRPISQAPLKPSATVPKSWTLPPQNRLKLEGQVLVLLRGAPGSGKTTLANAMLEQNSGGMVLSTDEYFTQNGAYCYEPNLLGEAHAWNHRRAKEAFEKGFTPIIIDNTNMQCWEMKPYVALALKHKYRVLFREPDTWWKTKPRELEKRTKHGVTREKIRRMLEHQDRYVSVQNIMASEPKSTVVCDVDMDVSQTNQTQQSLPLVLSRPDLVGDFGFGKPGGQLSSSLPDVSSVGQKYSHNPARMDAAASEIMSHSSKDSVSSQENVVEQIGTSEFELLDIVDLDEELDACIPLSENTDHNINEDPDVLEEKVLEQPVPFSESIGQRVRRARERCRFVEGIDSSQKFELDDHTVEKAGQEEGAEEDDSVGLKPELLNFVGDWPSESREKREQRSRKSATLTSKRPDELTSSIVEESSIPHNRLVEHSICDSKNKTEFQKLITLLQGDDSHLSQEASLDRDEQNSDLGTEGEMVDPDCVFEWKLGRSTDPGKEKSQLQSPAKELVLERDDYKRCTKKAGTEIQTIPNGGTSVEAVGSEVIDKPCLTPDIALTSGGEADPNAEVSQEKRKGLSRRAGKSCRLALTFTNQSPSSACLQSGSPDVSPQLPDLMPSPQPELHLTASLCASVQSDPQDFSLLWRINQQKCFEPESDSSTRGIVILEGNPLRFVPKTNKETSSSQQQEVPYRVCHEKGSQVEESDLTELPLKQHSLEILGRHFKHIPIETLEDLCEKCNQDVDWATNLLLDSGEQLYRNDDEVAENYVSQVPKEEPCDFQVASHSYLPGTKMESRVGVMEQSSSECSDPQSIVPGLSDDCSSTVITDAREPGDSVGLNQSELVHASDNGDQKKHLEQQLEPDHGGTVEGPVCMPVPPNVTDINQPAGQSRRQEDPIVSNSTESETENQEAPLQELISVSQREMFDQYFDEGWIEEEVKRQREEEDRETNEEVDVITQSFLAQLEDTESKEEEERKERRGQGKNGPIDIKMLELKLPTELALQLTELFGPVGISPGEFSSEDCSVLMDLNLAKLLHQKWKETIQERHRQAALSYHLLQESSVHWGESEPAMVEQRDSAAQFLIGADGYSSLSSQSGIQEGFPFMDHWNVSRPPVSLRNIMIEEQVMQDSLEKTRLSRWDLDKKDGAAVLKEKQLFTLFPTIDRHFLRDIFRDHNYSLEQTEQFLHTLLDDGPVRNVVAIEAVPEHNEMRRAPSKERKLKQKNTEPEVAQFQDTEDPEYEDFRTEAMLQRRRQQECFDKAAEAYRQGRKDVASFYAQQGHLHGKKMREANHRAAVQIFKRVNATLLPQNVLDLHGLHVDEALHHLQQVLADKTYEWQQGLCRPQLSVITGRGNHSQGGVARVRPAVLDYLKSQHYRYSEPKPGLILVTLH, encoded by the exons ATGGTTTGCTTGGTGTTTTTCCTTTCGGTAGTTTGCCCAAATGCTAATGCTCGCTTGCTCTGTTTCACTAAAAACTTGTCAGCAGTGGATTCGCCTGCAGCTCAGGGACAGACTGCCATCGGTACAAtgccaaagaaaaagaaaaacggcCACAGCGACAGTCTCGGCCGAGTTTCAGCTCATTTCGGCGAGTGTGAGGGCCGCGGTCACGGGGGAAATGGAGCCGCTCTAACACGGGCAGCCCCACGGGACCATCCTGCCAGCTCGGGATCCGGACTGGCCGCTTCCAGCCAGGCGATGTTTCAAAGCAAGGACGAGATAGTGAGGAACATGCAAGAGATGTTCTCGCACTTGGATCCTGTGGTTATTTACCTTGTGCTTTCCGAGGCCGATTTCAGAG TGGACAATGCTATGGATGCTCTTCTGGAACTGTCTGATGCCGCTGAAGGCAAAAACTCGACTACTCCACCGCTTTCAGGGTTTGAGATGACAGCTGCTCTGTTGGACCCACGGCCCCCTCAGAACCAGACAGAACCTTCCAAGGTGACGTTGGAGGGTTCCGCTGAGAAAATCAACCCGGAAACAACACACCTAACGGAAGACTTTGATGCTCTTATTGATCGTGAACTGCAGGCTTTAGCATCACTCCGAAGTAATTCTGGCGACCAACTTCCGCCATCTTCCATTCCTTTCTGCTCTGTACCTCTTCCCTCCCAGTCAATCCCCTTGTCCTCTCTTCCTTCTCAAAACACTCTTCCTGATCACCAGGTCTTATCGGAGATTGACCAGTTGGACTTGGAAAGCGATTCCAAAATAGGCTCTTCAAGTGGGCAGAGCTCCAGCTCCACCCCCAGGCTTGGTGGTGGGGCAAGAGGAGGTGCTTCACCAGTAAACGATCTTAGCTTTGGAGGTGCATCTTGCCCTCAAAAGAGTGACATTACTGTTGACTTCAGTCACTTGACGGAGAATTCCGACACGAGGCCTTCTGCCTTTAAGGCGTACCGCCGTCCTGATGCTCTTATGAACCATGTGGATATAACGGCACATTCTGAAGGTCTGCACACACCCGCTACGTTCTGGAATGTACAGGCTCCAGAGTTTCAGCCCCATGCGGAAGAGCCTGTTTTCATCACACCTGTAATGAAAGCACATAACCCATGGAGGGCACATCCTTTTACCACAGCACAGTGGCTGGCACACAGGCCAATCAGTCAAGCTCCTCTTAAGCCCTCAGCCACTGTTCCCAAGTCATGGACCCTTCCCCCTCAGAATAGGCTCAAACTGGAGGGCCAGGTTTTAGTGCTGCTCAGAGGTGCTCCAGGATCAGGAAAAACGACACTCGCCAA TGCCATGTTAGAACAAAATTCAGGTGGGATGGTATTAAGCACTGATGAGTACTTCACCCAGAACGGGGCATACTGTTATGAGCCAAATTTACTAGGAGAGGCTCATGCATGGAACCATCGGAGAG CAAAAGAAGCTTTTGAGAAAGGCTTTACCCCTATAATTATAGACAACACCAACATGCAGTGTTGGGAGATGAAGCCCTATGTTGCCCTG gcatTGAAGCACAAGTATAGAGTGCTGTTCCGTGAGCCAGACACCTGGTGGAAAACTAAACCCAGAGAGCTGGAAAA ACGTACTAAACATGGAGTAACAAGGGAGAAGATTCGACGAATGCTGGAACACCAAGACCGTTATGTATCTGTTCAGAATATTATGGCTTCAGAGCCCAAATCCACAGTGGTGTGTGATGTGGATATGGATGTatcacaaacaaaccaaacaca GCAGTCATTACCACTTGTCTTAAGCCGTCCTGACCTCGTAGGTGACTTTGGGTTTGGTAAACCTGGTGGCCAGCTGTCCTCATCTCTACCTGATGTCTCCTCAGTTGGTCAAAAATATAGCCATAACCCAGCAAGAATGGATGCAGCAGCAAGTGAGATTATGTCACACAGTTCCAAAGACTCAGTGTCCTCCCAGGAGAATGTTGTGGAACAAATTGGAACGTCAGAATTTGAGCTGCTAGATATAGTGGATCTGGACGAGGAACTGGATGCCTGTATTCCGCTTTCTGAGAACACTGACCACAATATAAATGAAGACCCTGATGTGTTGGAAGAGAAGGTCCTGGAACAACCTGTGCCATTTTCAGAGTCAATTGGTCAGCGGgtaaggagagcgagagagcgttGCAGATTTGTAGAGGGAATTGATTCCAGTCAGAAATTTGAACTTGACGACCACACTGTAGAGAAAGCTGGCCAGGAAGAAGGTGCTGAGGAGGATGATTCTGTTGGATTGAAACCAGAACTGCTAAATTTTGTGGGAGATTGGCCGTCTGAAAGCCGTGAAAAGCGTGAGCAACGAAGTCGGAAGTCAGCCACTCTGACATCGAAACGCCCAGATGAGCTAACATCAAGCATTGTAGAAGAAAGCAGTATCCCTCATAATAGATTGGTAGAGCATTCTATTTGTGatagcaaaaataaaacagagttCCAGAAGCTTATAACTCTTCTTCAAGGAGATGACAGCCACCTTTCCCAAGAAGCATCTTTGGATAGGGATGAGCAGAACTCAGACTTAGGTACTGAGGGAGAGATGGTAGACCCTGATTGTGTTTTTGAGTGGAAGCTTGGAAGATCTACTGATccaggaaaagaaaaatctcAACTTCAAAGCCCAGCCAAAGAGCTAGTATTAGAACGGGATGATTACAAAAGATGTACAAAAAAAGCAGGCACAGAGATACAAACTATACCAAATGGTGGGACGAGTGTGGAGGCAGTGGGTTCAGAGGTGATTGATAAGCCATGCCTAACCCCTGACATAGCTCTAACTTCAGGAGGTGAGGCAGATCCTAATGCTGAAGTCAGCCAAGAGAAACGGAAAGGGCTTAGTCGCAGAGCAGGAAAGTCATGCAGACTGGCACTTACTTTCACAAATCAAAGCCCATCATCAGCCTGCCTGCAATCAGGGTCTCCAGATGTTTCACCACAGCTACCAGACCTGATGCCTTCACCTCAGCCGGAACTACATTTAACAGCAAGCCTCTGTGCCTCAGTGCAATCAGACCCCCAGGACTTTTCCCTGCTGTGGAGAATTAATCAGCAGAAATGTTTTGAACCAGAGTCAGACAGCTCTACCAGGGGCATAGTTATTTTGGAGGGAAACCCTCTGCGTTTTGTCcctaaaacaaataaagagaCATCTTCCAGTCAGCAGCAAGAGGTGCCATACCGTGTTTGTCATGAGAAAGGGTCGCAGGTGGAAGAGAGTGACCTGACAGAATTACCTTTAaaacagcacagtttggagATACTAGGACGTCATTTTAAGCACATCCCCATTGAGACCTTGGAGGATCTGTGTGAAAAGTGTAATCAAGACGTGGACTGGGCTACCAACTTGCTTCTAGATTCAGGCGAACAGCTTTATAGGAATGATGATGAGGTTGCAGAAAATTATGTGAGTCAGGTTCCTAAAGAAGAACCTTGTGATTTTCAGGTGGCTTCTCATTCTTATTTGCCTGGGACAAAGATGGAGTCCAGGGTGGGTGTGATGGAACAGTCAAGTAGTGAATGCTCTGATCCACAGAGTATAGTTCCAGGTCTCAGTGATGACTGCAGTTCAACTGTGATTACTGATGCTAGGGAACCTGGGGACAGTGTAGGACTTAACCAAAGTGAACTAGTCCATGCTTCAGACAATGGTGATCAAAagaaacatttagagcaacaaCTTGAGCCAGATCACGGTGGTACGGTTGAAGGACCTGTGTGTATGCCTGTACCACCCAATGTTACAGATATAAACCAGCCTGCAGGACAGTCCAGAAGACAGGAGGATCCAATAGTATCTAATTCCACAGAGTCAGAGACAGAAAACCAAGAGGCCCCACTACAGGAACTGATATCAGTCTCACAAAGAGAAATGTTTGACCAGTATTTTGATGAAGGGTGGATTGAAGAAGAAGTAAAACGACAGAGGGAAGAGGAAGATCGGGAGACAAACGAAGAAGTAGATGTCATAACTCAGTCATTCTTGGCCCAGCTTGAAGATACTGAAAGcaaggaggaagaagagaggaaagaaagaagaggtCAAGGGAAAAATGGACCTATTGACATTAAGATGCTGGAACTGAAACTACCAACAGAACTTGCTCTGCAGCTGACTGAGTTGTTTGGACCTGTAGGGATCTCTCCAG GTGAGTTTTCCTCTGAAGACTGCTCAGTGCTTATGGACCTTAACTTGGCCAAACTGCTGCACCAGAAATGGAAAGAAACCATTCAG gagaGGCATAGACAAGCAGCTCTGTCATATCATTTACTGCAAGAGA GTTCCGTCCACTGGGGTGAATCAGAGCCAGCCATGGTTGAGCAAAGAGACTCAGCCGCTCAGTTTCTGATTGGTGCAGATGGCTATTCATCACTTAGCAGCCAATCAGGCATTCAAGAAGGTTTTCCATTTATGGACCACTGGAATGTGTCCCGTCCACCAGTATCTCTCAGGAATATCATGATTGAGGAGCAGGTGATGCAAGACAGCTTGGAGAAG aCCAGGCTGAGTCGTTGGGATTTGGACAAGAAAGATGGAGCAGCTGTACTGAAGGAGAAGCAACTCTTCACCCTTTTTCCCACTATTGATAGGCACTTCCTAAGGGATATCTTCAGAGACCACAA TTACTCTCTGGAGCAGACAGAGCAGTTTCTGCACACACTATTGGATGATGGACCTGTCAGAAATGTAGTGGCTATCGAAGCTGTCCCTGAGCATAACGAGATGCGTAGAGCACCAAGTAAAGAGAGG AAGCTGAAGCAAAAGAACACAGAGCCAGAAGTAGCACAGTTCCAGGATACGGAAGATCCAGAGTATGAAGACTTCCGTACAGAAGCCATGCTTCAGAGACGCCGACAGCAGGAATGTTTTGATAAGGCTGCTGAAGCCTACAGACAGGGACGCAAAGATGTGGCTAGCTTCTATGCCCAACAG GGGCACTTGCATGGGAAGAAGATGAGGGAAGCGAATCATCGTGCAGCAGTGCAAATATTCAAACGTGTGAACGCTACACTTCTGCCACAGAATGTTCTGGACCTCCACGGTCTACATGTTGATGAAGCACTACACCACCTGCAACAGGTCCTTGCTGATAAAACCTATG AATGGCAGCAGGGTTTGTGCCGTCCTCAGCTGTCAGTCATCACAGGAAGAGGAAATCACAGCCAAGGGGGCGTTGCTCGCGTCAGGCCTGCTGTTTTGGACTACCTCAAGAGCCAACATTATAG gtACTCAGAGCCTAAGCCTGGTTTGATCCTTGTGACGTTGCACTGA